GCGGGGTCGTCGGCGTTGTAGATCATGTCCCGGCCGCGGGCGTACACCAAGATCGTCTGGTGCGTCACGCTGGGGCCGCGCTTGCCACGGGCGCCGTTGCCCGGCACCCATACGACTTCTCCACGGAACCTCGCGCGCCCGAACACGCGATCTGCCAGCACCTTGGCGTCGTGCACGGTGCGGTAGTCGAGGTGCAGCCACAAGCTCCCGCTCGGGGTGAGCACGTCGCGAATGGCGGCGAGGCGCGGCTCGAGCATCTCCAGGAACGCATCGAGGCCGCCCCAGGCGTCGCGGTAGGCCGCGTCTCCCTGGGCGCGGTCGCCTTGGCCACGCCGCGCGCCGCGCACGCCGCCCGCGTTGAACGGCGGATCGACGTAAGCCAAGTCGAAGGGGTCCGCGGCCAGTGTAGGCAGGAGCTCGAGGCAGTCGCCCTCGAGCAGCACGCCGCCCGGGACCGCCTCAGGCATCGCTGTGCGCCAGCCGCCCGAGCTCGAAAGGGTCGTCGGCCGCGATGGAATCGAGCACGGCGCTGGGCAGCCAACCGGGGAACGGCGTGAGGGGCAGCCACTGCCAGTACGGACCGCCGCCCTCGCAACCCGCGGCCATCTCGTCCGGCGTGCAGGCGATGCGCAGGTGCATGTGGTCAGCGTGGGGCGTGCTGTCGCCCGGCTGCAGCATGACCGTCTCGGCGTGCCACACCAGGGCGTCGTCTTCGCCGCGGGCGCGGGCGTAGTCGATGAGCAGCGCCTCGATGCCGCGGCTCATGAACATCCACTGCACGCCGACTTCCTTCGCGGTCATCAGCTTCTTCACCAACAGCCACTCGCGCTCGACGTCGAGCCTCAGGTAACTGACGTCTCCTTCGTACTCCACGCGGGCGAGGCCGTCTGTGTCGAAGCCAACGAACCCCGGGCTCCGCACCGGAGCGCCGGTGGGCGTGGTGACGTAGTACAGGAGGTCCACGTCGCGACCGGTACGATGGGAGTGGTGTCCGGGGATCTTCCCGCCCGTTTGGGCCGAGAGATCACCGACTAAGAGCGGCGCGCCGCCCGGGCGCTCGCGCTCCACCTCCGCGGCGACACGCTGCACGGCGTCCACCAGCCGAGGGTTGCCGAAGTAGTGAGACCCGTGCGGGCGATAGCGACGGAAGCCCGAACCGCGGACGGGCAGCTCCACACCGTTGGTGAGCACGCCGTCGTGGGGCACGCCCACCGAGCCTGCCACGCTCGGGTCGAGGGGTGTGGGCGTCCCCACGCAGCCCGCCGTCGCGAAGGCTAGGGCCAAGAGCGCCGCCCTCATCCACTCTCCCCGAGGTAACCGGCGATGCGGCCTTCGATGGCGGCGACGGTCTCCTGGCTCCTGAAGCTCTCCGACAGTGCCAGCTTGCCGTCCTTGCGCACCAGGTAGCCCTGATCGACGAAGGACGCGACGGCGTTCTCGAACACGGGCTTGCACACCGCCTCCTTGCGCGCGATCTCCCCGGCGAAGAACATGCGGTTGCCCGTGCTCAGGCACTTCTTGACCAGGTCTTTCTCCGTCTGCGGGCCTTTGAGCAGCAACGCGAGCGTTCGCGCGGCGACGCGATAGCCTTCCAGGAAGCTCGGCAAGATCGCGCCGTACAGGGCGAGCCATTCGGCGCCGCTCCAGCCGTCGCGACCGGGGCCCGCGTGAAGCGTGGCGTCGGCGCCACGCTCGAGGACGCCTGCCTCAATCATCTCGCGCAGTGTTTCGTCGAAGATATCGTCGAAGGGGGCGTCCGCGCGGAAGCGGAACTCGTACTTGAACAGTCGCGAAAGGCGCTGCACCCGCTCTCGAACCGTCTTTTCTGGCGCCGGCGGCCCGGGCGGCACCAGGAGCGCGAGGGCGACCAGGGCGCGTTCGACGAAGAAGTGCAGGATGATGTTCTTGGAAGAGTCGAGCACCAGGCGGCGGTCCTCGACCAACGTGAGGATCGTCTCGTCGTCGACTTGGACCTTGGTCTTCTTGTCGAGCTCTTCGCTGGGCTCGCCCCCGGCCGTGGTGTGGGCCGCGACCAGGCCTGCGTCCACGTACATCTGCACTGCTTCGCGGACGGCTTCGGGTCGCAGCGAGCACGTCTGCGTCGCGGTCGTCGGCGAGATGCGCGCGTCCATCTCGGCCAGCACACACAAGAGCTTCCCGCAGCGATCGACCAGCTCCGCAAGCGTGATGCCGCGCTTGCCGTGGCTGAGTAGGGCCAGGGCCGCGAGGGCACCGGGCGTCACTGCCGTGACCCGGTTGATCTCGTCCATCACGCGGTTGCCAAGGCGCGTGACGATGGCACGGCGCTTGGCCGGAGTGAGCTTGGCTCCGACGTCGACGTCGAGCTCGGCGGCGATCTCCTTGAAGGTGAGGATGTGCCCGAACTGCAGGTTGATGCGGCCGTAGCGGTGTCGCAAAACCTCGGGTGTCTTCAGCAAGTCCGTGGCGTCTTCCCGCTTCTTTTCAGCGCCCGAGAGCTCGCGAGCGTAGCTGCCGGACTCCACCACGCGCTCGTAGCCAATGCTGACCGGAACGAAGTACGTGGTGCGGGACACGACGCCGAGGGCGGCGTCGACGATCATGTTCAAGAGGCCGTACTTCGGCGCCAAGAGCTTCCCTGTTCGGCTCCGTCCGCCCTCCAGGAACAGCTCGATGGGATAGCCATCGCGGATCAGCCGGCGGATGTAGGCGTCGACCACGGTGGCGTACAGCCGGTCGCCCTTGAAGGAGCGCCGAATGAAGAACGCGCCTCCCCGCCGAAACACCGGGCCGAGGGGGAAGAAGTCGAGGTTGTCGCCAGCGGCGATCAGCGGAAGCTGGAGATTCTCTTCGTTGAACACGTACGAGAGGATCAGATAGTCGATGTGGCTCTTGTGGCTGGGCAAGAGCACGAGGGTGCCTTCCTTGGCGGCGTCTCGAACCCTTTCGATGTCCGTCTTGTCGTACTCGATGCCGGCGTAGATGCGATGGAAGACCCGGTGGAAGATCGCCTCCAGGCCCTTGATGGTGGACATGTCCGGCGTGGCCTGGAGCTTCTTCAGCATGCCCAGGGCCTTGCCCGTCAGCACGTAGCGATCCGACGGTCGCTCGCCGGCGAGGTCGCGGATCACCGTGCGCATCCGGGGGCTGCGCACGATCTCGAGCCGCACGCGATCCGGCGCCTTTTCTGCGGGGCCGGTCACGCTGCGGCGCTCGCGTTCGAGACGCCGGAGCATCACGTAGGTGATGCGCCGCACGGCGACGTCGTCCTGCAGCTCGCCTTCGTGCGCCTTGAATTCCGCCAGGCTGAGCGGCTCCCCGAGCTTCAGCGCGACGTGCCGGTAGTTGTAGAGAAACTGCCCCACGGTGCGCACCGGGCTCGGCCATTCTCGGGGGCCGAGCACGAAATCGAGGGGACGAGTGCCGCGCGTATCCGGTTCTTTCGTCCACACGAACACCTGCGGCACGAGCAAGATCGGGCGCTCGCTCTCGTCTTGCAGGCGAATCAGCGTGCGCAGCAGGTCGTCGCCCTCGCGGAGGCCGCGCCCACCGGTTGCGCCTTGGGCGACGTCGAGGACGCCCGGCGGGCGCTTGAGGAACAGCGCCGCGGAGCCGCCGCGGGAGAGGGCGTCGCGTAGCTCGTCGGAGGACGTGATGCCTTTGGGCGGGAGCACGGCATTCAGCCAGCCCTTGCCCATCGGATTCAGGATCCACAGGCCCAGATCGTTGGCAAAGCGGATCTGCGGCAGGCCGTAGCGCTTGGTCAGGTGATCGAGGGCAAAGAAGTCGATGAAGTTCAGGTTGCGCAGGACGTAGACGACGCTGCCTTCAGCAGCGAGACGTCGCACCTCGCGTACCCACGCATCGTCGACTTGGATCCGATCGAAGAACCGGGTGTAGAGCGCGCGTAGCGCGGGGTTCGGTTCGTAGGGCTTGGTGAGCTCGCGCTTGGACATACGGCGGGGCCGGCCATCATAGCTCCCCCTCGAAAGCGGCACCCAGCTGCGCCTGTGGTGAATTTCTACAGGTTGGCAGGAATCGTGGGTGGGCGTCGTACAAGGAGGACCGAGTGAGGGCTCGGCCCCCGCGGAGGGGTTTCCGCGGGATTGGGGACCAGAGGAGAAACTGTATGAATCTCAAGCACTTGATGCCGCTGTGTGCGGCTCTTGGCGCGACCGCCTTGGCAGTCACGCCGCTCGCCTGCAGCGGCAGCAGCGACAGCAACGCCGGCCTGGGGACCGGTGGCAGCACGCAGGATGGGGGCGGGGGCTTCGGCAACGTGTCCGGAACCGGCGGCACCGGCGGCACCGGGGGGCTCGCTGGCACTGGGGGAACCGGCGGCGGGGATCCGTGCCCCGGCGCCACCTTGTGCAACGGCGTCTGCACGCAGACGAGCTTCGACCCGATGAACTGCGGCAGCTGCGGCAACGAGTGTGCGAGCGGTGAGGTGTGCTCGGCGGGCCAGTGCGGGCTCAACTGCTCGGGCGGCACCACCCAGTGCGGCAACCTGTGCGTGAACACCGACAGCGACGCTCAGAACTGCGGCAGCTGCGGCAATGCCTGCGCTGCGGGCGAGGTGTGCTCGGCGGGCCAGTGCGGACTCAGCTGTGTCGGCGGCTCAACGCAGTGCGGAACCTCCTGCGTGGACGTCACTTCGGATCCCGCCAACTGCGGAACCTGCGGCACCGCGTGTGCGACGGGCGAGGTGTGCTCGGCGGGTCAGTGCGGGCTCAACTGCTCGGGCGGCACCACCCAGTGCGGCAGCTTGTGCGTGAACACCGACGGCGATCCGCTGAACTGTGGCGCGTGTGGCAACGCCTGCGCCGCGGGCGAGGTGTGCTCCAGCGGTCAGTGCGGGCTCACCTGCGTGGGCGGCAGCACCAAGTGCGGCACTGCCTGCGTCAACACCCAGAGCGACGCGGCGAACTGCGGCAGCTGCGGAAACGCCTGTGCCGCAGGCGAGGTCTGCTCCGGCGGCAGCTGCGGGCTGGTTTGCTCCGGTGGGACGACCAAGTGCGGCACGGCGTGCGTCAATACCCAGACCGATCCGCAAAACTGCGGCACGTGCGGCAACGCGTGCGCTGCGGGTCAAGCGTGCTCCGGCGGCAGCTGCAGCCTGGTGTGCGGTGGCGGCAGCACGAAGTGTGGCTCCACCTGCGTGGACACCAACACGGATCCTGCGAACTGCGGCAGCTGCGGCAACGCCTGCAACAGCGGCGAGGTGTGCTCCGCCGGCACCTGCACCGGCATCTGCGGGGGCGGCCTGACCAAGTGCGGGAACTCCTGCGTGAACACCCAGACGGATCCCGGAAACTGCGGCAGCTGTGGCAACGCCTGCGCGCCGGGCGCGTTCTGCAGTGCCGGCACCTGTCAGCAGTGCAACAGCGCGACCACGGACTGCGACGGTGACGGCTGGCTCGTCAGTGAAGGCGATTGCTGCGACAAGCCCGGCCTGTGCGGCAACGAGCCGGCGCTGGTGAATCCCGGTGCCATCGAGGTGCTCGGCAACGGCATCGACGACAACTGCAACGGCAAGCCGGACTTGTTCGACACCGAGGACACCGTCGCTTGCGACACCGGTCTTGCGTCTTCCTCCAGCACCGGGGCGGACTACGCCAAGGCCATGGGCATTTGTCGGACCACTCAGGAGAATCCGGCATCCAAGAAGGACAAGACCTGGGGTCTCATCGACGCGGAAATCCTGCGGGCCGACGGTACGGCTCTGGGCGACGCGCGCGCGCGCTCGATCCGCGGTGCCTTCGGCAGCGTGTCGCCGAAGACGACGGAAGGCAGCTCCGTGGCGGTGCTGTCGAGCGGCATCGCTTCGGACGCGACCCAGACCAATCCCGGTCCCAACGGGGGTGCGCCCGGCGGCTCCAACGTCAGCAACTCGCACACGCCCTCGAGCCAGGTGAGCATTTCGAGCTGTACTTCGAGCAAGTGCATCAAGGATTGGTTCGCCGCGGCGAATCCCCCCCTGAAGGCCGCCAACGCGTTGCCGGTAGCGCCCAATTGCGGCTCCGGCACCGCCGGCGGGCCGTCAACCGCGCGAGACTCCGTCATGCTGCGCTTCCGGCTGCGGGCGCCCACCAACGCGCGCGCGTTCTCCTTCAACTCCTACTTCCTCAGCGCGGAGTATCCGGAGTTCGTGTGCTCGAGCTATAACGATCAGTTCGTGGCGCTGGTGGACACGCCGAACGGAACGCCCTCTCCCATCGCCAACCCGGTGGACAAGAACCTGATGACGTTCGTCGACGCCTCCCAGAAGAAGTGGCCCATCGGCATCAACATCGCGAAGGGCACCAACCTGTTCGCGGTGTGCGATCCGGCGGTGAGCCAGTCCGGCAGCAGCTGCTACGACTCTGACGTGAACGCCGCTTCCTGCTCGCTGGGCATCTCCCAGCTCACGGGGACGGGGTTCGAGAAGTCGACGGGTGGGACTTGCGTCATTGGCGGCGGCACCCACTGGCTCACGACGGCGGGCAACGTCATCCCCGGTGACATCGTGGAGCTTCGCATCGTGATCTGGGACGTGGGCGACACCGCCTACGACTCGACGGCGCTGCTCGATGGCTTCAAGTGGCTGTCGAACGCGACGCTGCCGGGAACCGGCTGACCGGAGCCAGCGCACAATCTGCCGCGGGACGCTCGCTTCGGGCGTCCCGCGGCGTTTTTGTCGGTGGCGAGCCGTCGGGGCCCTTGGTATGGCCTGGGTCGTGAGAGCCGCTCCGCTACTGCTCGCGCTGTTCGCCGTCACGGCTGTCGGCTGCAAGAAGGACAAGCCCGCCGCGGCCGACGCGGATGCGGCCCAGAGCTCGGACGCACCCAAGCCTCCGCCTCCACCCCGCTGCGCGGAGGTCACGCCGGGCGCGAGCTTCACCATCGGAAAGCGCTCGGTGAAGAAGGGCGACGACGAAGACGAAGACACGGACGAGCCCGCGCTTCCCTTCGCCGTGGAGATCGGGGGCGCAGTCCCCACACCAACCGGTTTCGCCGTCAGCGCGATGTCCGCGAAGGGGCAGGGGACCACGGTGTTGGTAGCGCTGATCGCCTCCGATGCCGGCAGCGGGCGCATCGTGGAGCTGGGGCAAACACACGGCGACGTGGATCCGCCGCGCCTCGCCGCCCTAGGCGGCCGTGTCTTCGCCGCAGTGCCCGACAGCGACGCCGGGGGCAGCACGTTGCGCCTCGCGCAGATCACGACCGGGTCTTCTCCGGGCGTGACCTGGGGCCCCACCTTCTCGGAGGGGCGCGACGAGTCTCGCGTGTTTGCCATCGAGCTCGGCGACAAGCGCGGCGTCATGGTGTGGGACGAGGTCGACAAGAAGTCGTCGCGGGGTGTGCTGCGGGCCGTGAGCTTTGCAGTCGAGAACATCGCTTCGGCGACCAAGCCGAAGACCATCTCGCGAGAAGACGACGATGCCGAGGCGCCCCACGTGGTGCGCCGGCCCGGCGGATTCTGGATGGCGTGGATCCACCACCCGCCGCGGGGGGACGCCAAGGACAAGAAGGCGCCCGCGCCCACCGCGTCCGCGGAGCCGGTGGACGACCCGTTGGTGGAGCTCGGCAACCGCGTGCTGCGCATCGCGCCGCTGGACGAAAACGGCGTGCTCGCCGGCGAGCCCAAGGACGTGACGGGCAAGTCGTCCCACGTGCTGGTGTTCGATTTGTCCCCCGGCCCCGACGGCAGCGCGTTGCTCTCCTGGAGGGACGACGACACCTCTCCCGGCGTGGAAGGCCGCAGCGTGCACCTGGCCCGGGTCAAGACCGGCGGCTCGGTGGAGGAGAGCGTGATCCAGGACGAGGCCATCGGCGCCGGCGTGCCCACGCTGCTCGAAGACGCGGCGCCCAAGCCCGGGCAGCCGCGCACCTGGCTCGGGCTCAGCGGCGTGACGGACGCCACCCGCATGGGCGTCCTGAAGGACGACGGCACCCTGGCGGATCGCTTGGACGTGGAGCCCGCGATTCGCAGCGCAGAGCTCTTGGCGCTCTCTGGCGGCCGGCTCCTCGTGGCTCATCCGCGGGGTCTCGCCGTGGAGCTGTCGGCGGTGAGCTGCAAGCAAGGTCCGGCACCCGAGCCGGATCAGTGATGGAGGCGAGATGGCGAAGGTGGTCGTAGTGTTGCAGGACGGCTTCGAGGAGATCGAAGCCGTGACCGTGATCGACGTATTGCGCCGCGCCGACGTGAACGTGGTGGTCGCGCGCGCAGCGAGCGAGCCGGCGCTGGGCAGCCACGGGATCCGCATCGCAACGGACGCGAACCTCGACGGCGTCTCCGCCACGGATTTCGACGCTGTCGTGCTGCCCGGCGGCATGCCCGGCGCCGCCAACCTGCGAGACGACGCGCGCGTGCGCGTGCTCTTGCGGGAGGCCCACGACGCCGGCAAGCTGGTCGCCGCCATCTGCGCCGGCCCCATCGCCCTCGAGGCCGCGGGTGTGCTCGAAGGCAAGCGCGCCACCTGCTACCCGGGCTTCGAGCTGCCGAGCGCCACGCAGGTCGAAGAGCCCGTGGTGATCGACGGCAACGTGATCACCAGCCGCGGCGTCGGCAGCGCGCTCTCGTTCGCCCTCGCGTTGGTGTCGCGCCTCGCCGGCCCCGCCAAAGCCGCGGATCTCGCCGAGCGCATGCTGGTTTCCGCTTGATTGTCGGTCCGGCGCGGAAGCGACGGGCATCGCACCGCGAAAACAAGAAGAAACGTCAGGGGGGCAGGATGTCGATGCGGAAACGCTCCGGTGCGCTGCCGGACCACTCGTGACCGAGGGCTTGGGCGACGGCCAGGGCCTGCTTCTCGCCGAGCACGCGGGAGAGCGCCAGCAGACCGACGTCGAGGCTGGCGGCGCCGCTCTGACCCGACACCAGCTTGTCGGCGGAGTGGGCGCGCACGTCGGTGAGCACCCGCGCACCGGGGGCTGCTTCGGCCATGGCCGCGGCGGCTTCCTTCGGCGCCGCGATCTCCAAGCCGTCCGCCAAGCCCGCGCGGGCGGCGAGCAGGGCGCCCCAGCCGAGGGTGAGCACCAGCTCCGCGCGGGTGCCCCGTTCCCGAGCGAAGTCGACCCAACGCGCGTCGTCGGCGGCGCGGCGTGCGCCGTAGCCGCCCGGGATCACGAGCAGCTCGCCTTCGGGACAGCCATCGCGATCGTGGTCCACGGCGATGCCGAGCTGGCTCACGCTGCGGATGGCGCCGCGCGCCGCGCCCACGGTGTCGATCTTGAACGGGCGCCAGTTCCAGTGTCGACCGGCTTGCGTGAGCACCTGCAGCACGGCGGCGAAGTCGAGGGCCTCGACCTCGTCGAACAGCACCAGGGTGACGTTTCGAGCGCTGGTGCGCATCAGACGACGAGCACGCTGCTGCCCGTGGTCTCCCGCGCTTCCAGGGCGCGGTGAGCCTTCTCGGCCTCGGCCAAGGGCCAGCGCTGATTCACTTCGATGCGCACGACGCCCCGGCGCACGACGTCGAACAGGGCATTGGCGCTCGCGAGCAGGTCCTCGCGCTTGGCGGTGTAGGTCATCAGCGTGGGCCGGGTGAGATACAGCGATCCCTTCTGCGCCAGGATGCCCATGTCGAAGGGATCGGGTTTGCCGGACGCGTTGCCGAAGCCCACCATCATGCCCAGGGGCTCGAGGCAATCCAGCGAACCGGCGAAGGTGGAGCGGCCTACGGAATCGAACACCACGGGTACGCCGCGGCCGCCCGTGAGCTCGCGCACGCGCGCCGGAAACTCTTCTTTCGTGTAGACGATCGTGTGCGTCGCGCCGTGCGCGCGCGCCAGCTCGGCCTTTTCGTCGGAGCCCACGGTGCCGATCACCGTGACGCCCAGCGAGGAGAGCCACTGACACGCGATCAACCCCACGCCGCCCGCCGCCGCGTGCCACAGTACGGTCTGCCCGCGTTTCACCGGGAAGCAGCGCTGTATCAGGTACTCCGCCGTCATGCCCTTGAGCATCATCGCGGCTG
This portion of the Polyangiaceae bacterium genome encodes:
- a CDS encoding DJ-1/PfpI family protein → MAKVVVVLQDGFEEIEAVTVIDVLRRADVNVVVARAASEPALGSHGIRIATDANLDGVSATDFDAVVLPGGMPGAANLRDDARVRVLLREAHDAGKLVAAICAGPIALEAAGVLEGKRATCYPGFELPSATQVEEPVVIDGNVITSRGVGSALSFALALVSRLAGPAKAADLAERMLVSA
- a CDS encoding 1-acyl-sn-glycerol-3-phosphate acyltransferase → MSKRELTKPYEPNPALRALYTRFFDRIQVDDAWVREVRRLAAEGSVVYVLRNLNFIDFFALDHLTKRYGLPQIRFANDLGLWILNPMGKGWLNAVLPPKGITSSDELRDALSRGGSAALFLKRPPGVLDVAQGATGGRGLREGDDLLRTLIRLQDESERPILLVPQVFVWTKEPDTRGTRPLDFVLGPREWPSPVRTVGQFLYNYRHVALKLGEPLSLAEFKAHEGELQDDVAVRRITYVMLRRLERERRSVTGPAEKAPDRVRLEIVRSPRMRTVIRDLAGERPSDRYVLTGKALGMLKKLQATPDMSTIKGLEAIFHRVFHRIYAGIEYDKTDIERVRDAAKEGTLVLLPSHKSHIDYLILSYVFNEENLQLPLIAAGDNLDFFPLGPVFRRGGAFFIRRSFKGDRLYATVVDAYIRRLIRDGYPIELFLEGGRSRTGKLLAPKYGLLNMIVDAALGVVSRTTYFVPVSIGYERVVESGSYARELSGAEKKREDATDLLKTPEVLRHRYGRINLQFGHILTFKEIAAELDVDVGAKLTPAKRRAIVTRLGNRVMDEINRVTAVTPGALAALALLSHGKRGITLAELVDRCGKLLCVLAEMDARISPTTATQTCSLRPEAVREAVQMYVDAGLVAAHTTAGGEPSEELDKKTKVQVDDETILTLVEDRRLVLDSSKNIILHFFVERALVALALLVPPGPPAPEKTVRERVQRLSRLFKYEFRFRADAPFDDIFDETLREMIEAGVLERGADATLHAGPGRDGWSGAEWLALYGAILPSFLEGYRVAARTLALLLKGPQTEKDLVKKCLSTGNRMFFAGEIARKEAVCKPVFENAVASFVDQGYLVRKDGKLALSESFRSQETVAAIEGRIAGYLGESG
- a CDS encoding choice-of-anchor L domain-containing protein; protein product: MNLKHLMPLCAALGATALAVTPLACSGSSDSNAGLGTGGSTQDGGGGFGNVSGTGGTGGTGGLAGTGGTGGGDPCPGATLCNGVCTQTSFDPMNCGSCGNECASGEVCSAGQCGLNCSGGTTQCGNLCVNTDSDAQNCGSCGNACAAGEVCSAGQCGLSCVGGSTQCGTSCVDVTSDPANCGTCGTACATGEVCSAGQCGLNCSGGTTQCGSLCVNTDGDPLNCGACGNACAAGEVCSSGQCGLTCVGGSTKCGTACVNTQSDAANCGSCGNACAAGEVCSGGSCGLVCSGGTTKCGTACVNTQTDPQNCGTCGNACAAGQACSGGSCSLVCGGGSTKCGSTCVDTNTDPANCGSCGNACNSGEVCSAGTCTGICGGGLTKCGNSCVNTQTDPGNCGSCGNACAPGAFCSAGTCQQCNSATTDCDGDGWLVSEGDCCDKPGLCGNEPALVNPGAIEVLGNGIDDNCNGKPDLFDTEDTVACDTGLASSSSTGADYAKAMGICRTTQENPASKKDKTWGLIDAEILRADGTALGDARARSIRGAFGSVSPKTTEGSSVAVLSSGIASDATQTNPGPNGGAPGGSNVSNSHTPSSQVSISSCTSSKCIKDWFAAANPPLKAANALPVAPNCGSGTAGGPSTARDSVMLRFRLRAPTNARAFSFNSYFLSAEYPEFVCSSYNDQFVALVDTPNGTPSPIANPVDKNLMTFVDASQKKWPIGINIAKGTNLFAVCDPAVSQSGSSCYDSDVNAASCSLGISQLTGTGFEKSTGGTCVIGGGTHWLTTAGNVIPGDIVELRIVIWDVGDTAYDSTALLDGFKWLSNATLPGTG
- a CDS encoding penicillin-insensitive murein endopeptidase → MRAALLALAFATAGCVGTPTPLDPSVAGSVGVPHDGVLTNGVELPVRGSGFRRYRPHGSHYFGNPRLVDAVQRVAAEVERERPGGAPLLVGDLSAQTGGKIPGHHSHRTGRDVDLLYYVTTPTGAPVRSPGFVGFDTDGLARVEYEGDVSYLRLDVEREWLLVKKLMTAKEVGVQWMFMSRGIEALLIDYARARGEDDALVWHAETVMLQPGDSTPHADHMHLRIACTPDEMAAGCEGGGPYWQWLPLTPFPGWLPSAVLDSIAADDPFELGRLAHSDA
- a CDS encoding site-specific DNA-methyltransferase, producing MPEAVPGGVLLEGDCLELLPTLAADPFDLAYVDPPFNAGGVRGARRGQGDRAQGDAAYRDAWGGLDAFLEMLEPRLAAIRDVLTPSGSLWLHLDYRTVHDAKVLADRVFGRARFRGEVVWVPGNGARGKRGPSVTHQTILVYARGRDMIYNADDPALREPFADTSLSMHFKNVDADGRRYRERTIGKNTYRYYADEGRRRGSVWSDCPAMLANTPLNPETTGYPTQKPEKLLERILKAASLPESRVLDPMCGSGTTLAVAQRLDRRFAGIDQSPLACGVARERLTRNASRPRAG
- a CDS encoding quinone oxidoreductase gives rise to the protein MPNAILVHETGGPEKLRYEPVEVGEPGPGQARVRHTAIGINYIDTYHRSGLYALPSLPHGIGMEAAGVVEAVGSGVADLRAGQRVAYGSGAPGAYAEARVMAADRLVPLPDDIDDVTAAAMMLKGMTAEYLIQRCFPVKRGQTVLWHAAAGGVGLIACQWLSSLGVTVIGTVGSDEKAELARAHGATHTIVYTKEEFPARVRELTGGRGVPVVFDSVGRSTFAGSLDCLEPLGMMVGFGNASGKPDPFDMGILAQKGSLYLTRPTLMTYTAKREDLLASANALFDVVRRGVVRIEVNQRWPLAEAEKAHRALEARETTGSSVLVV
- a CDS encoding DJ-1/PfpI family protein, translated to MRTSARNVTLVLFDEVEALDFAAVLQVLTQAGRHWNWRPFKIDTVGAARGAIRSVSQLGIAVDHDRDGCPEGELLVIPGGYGARRAADDARWVDFARERGTRAELVLTLGWGALLAARAGLADGLEIAAPKEAAAAMAEAAPGARVLTDVRAHSADKLVSGQSGAASLDVGLLALSRVLGEKQALAVAQALGHEWSGSAPERFRIDILPP